Proteins found in one Methylobacterium sp. CB376 genomic segment:
- a CDS encoding sensor histidine kinase — protein MSEPETRRGGVRRDAAPPEPGTDLTGPLLAETAALRREVAALQAALHERDAFLAAMAHELRNPMTPILGQVERLRDAAEDEAAGPRLAQGLSRLHWLVERYVRRATTVLDVSRAQAGRLVLDPAPVVLAEVVREVARGVEPLAAHAGSRLTVAVPEELVLRCERVALDQILDNLVTNAIKYGDSKPIAIEAERIGARAAIRVRDEGHGIPQADQERIFERFERAALPDPELRSGFGVGLWLVRRLAEAMEGSVSVRSGAGEGATFTVTLPLYL, from the coding sequence ATGAGCGAGCCGGAGACCCGGCGAGGCGGCGTCCGGCGCGACGCCGCGCCGCCCGAACCCGGGACCGACCTCACCGGCCCCCTCCTGGCCGAGACGGCGGCCCTGCGCCGCGAGGTTGCGGCCCTGCAGGCGGCCCTGCACGAGCGCGACGCGTTCCTGGCGGCCATGGCGCACGAGCTGCGCAACCCGATGACCCCGATCCTCGGCCAGGTCGAGCGCCTGCGGGACGCGGCCGAGGACGAGGCGGCGGGGCCGCGCCTCGCTCAAGGCTTGTCCCGCCTGCACTGGCTCGTGGAGCGCTACGTGCGGCGGGCGACGACGGTCCTCGACGTCTCGCGCGCCCAGGCCGGGCGCCTCGTCCTCGATCCCGCCCCGGTGGTCCTCGCCGAGGTGGTGCGCGAGGTGGCGCGGGGCGTCGAGCCCCTCGCGGCCCATGCGGGGAGCCGCCTCACGGTGGCGGTGCCGGAGGAGCTCGTCCTGCGCTGCGAGCGGGTCGCCCTCGACCAGATCCTCGACAACCTCGTCACGAACGCGATCAAGTACGGGGATTCCAAGCCGATCGCGATCGAGGCCGAGCGGATCGGGGCGCGGGCGGCGATCCGCGTCCGCGACGAGGGGCACGGCATCCCGCAGGCCGACCAGGAGCGGATCTTCGAGCGCTTCGAGCGGGCGGCGCTGCCGGATCCCGAGCTGCGCAGCGGCTTCGGGGTCGGGCTCTGGCTGGTGCGCCGCCTCGCCGAGGCGATGGAGGGGAGCGTGAGCGTGCGGAGCGGGGCTGGTGAAGGCGCGACCTTCACGGTAACTCTCCCCCTCTATCTCTAG
- a CDS encoding putative bifunctional diguanylate cyclase/phosphodiesterase, which produces MSVLKRLYEAQQRQAQRQDARSAIWFVGALYILFSITDAILIGDVIVYAVLLRLAIGTVYIACIGLQIRRDVDARLIELQCALGVVVGYASWLLLTYFSDHSANVSYYLAYGTVFMMVANLFFNFRFRVALLTSGLITLIFFVSAFLCFDFPFHYYAAIGSLYVLSFVLTIFINWKLNLERYRVFLNAMRAEIRQRQAAERGEELLKLSTTDALTGLANRRAIDQELHSLWKAWREGGAAFGVVLIDIDYFRMFNDYYGHQRGDAGLVSMARAMAAVARRHGGRIGRFGGEDFILLLRCEEPEAVAAVAEEVRREVEALAIPHEARMDHLAAVTASIGAAFCRGIAADKPERIVTAAERALLLAKDSNRNCVKLFDGRLFDRVSSQDSVAEAVRTAVERGRVSLVFQPIWDVSAGRILAAEALMRLTAPDGTALSPATFIPVAERTGAIVELGAFAFREACRQLAATEAIPMVSVNVSAVQLGRPDFVETVAALLRETGVAPARLAVEITEGLEIDTDSRVAEAIGALSRLGVQIWLDDFGTGFAGLSCISRISFDTIKVDRLFVQASDTPRGAKMLKDIVTLVQNSGQRIVVEGVETADQVELLKQYGVALLQGYYFNRPMSAEALRMLAAKGGRLASSAG; this is translated from the coding sequence ATGAGCGTGCTCAAGCGGCTGTACGAGGCGCAGCAGCGGCAGGCGCAGCGGCAGGATGCGCGCAGCGCGATCTGGTTCGTCGGCGCGCTCTACATCCTGTTCTCGATCACGGACGCGATCCTGATCGGCGACGTGATCGTGTACGCAGTCCTGCTGCGGCTCGCCATCGGCACCGTCTACATCGCCTGCATCGGCCTGCAGATCAGGCGCGACGTCGACGCCCGCCTGATTGAGCTGCAATGCGCCCTCGGCGTCGTCGTCGGCTACGCATCCTGGTTGCTGCTGACCTACTTCAGCGACCACAGCGCCAACGTTTCCTACTATCTTGCCTACGGCACCGTCTTCATGATGGTGGCCAATCTGTTCTTCAACTTCCGCTTCCGAGTCGCGCTGCTCACCTCCGGCCTGATCACTCTGATCTTCTTCGTCTCGGCCTTTCTGTGTTTCGATTTCCCGTTCCACTATTACGCCGCGATCGGGTCGCTCTACGTCCTGAGCTTCGTTCTGACGATCTTTATCAACTGGAAATTGAACCTGGAGCGTTATCGCGTGTTCCTCAACGCGATGCGGGCGGAGATTCGCCAGCGGCAGGCGGCGGAGCGCGGCGAGGAACTGCTGAAACTGTCGACGACCGACGCGCTCACGGGTCTCGCCAACCGGCGGGCCATCGACCAGGAGCTGCACAGCCTGTGGAAGGCATGGCGGGAGGGGGGCGCGGCCTTCGGGGTGGTCCTCATCGACATCGACTATTTCCGGATGTTCAACGACTATTACGGTCACCAGCGGGGCGATGCCGGCCTGGTCTCGATGGCGCGCGCCATGGCGGCCGTGGCGAGGCGGCACGGCGGGCGGATCGGCCGCTTCGGGGGCGAGGACTTCATCCTGCTCCTGCGCTGCGAGGAGCCGGAGGCGGTCGCCGCCGTCGCCGAGGAGGTGCGGCGGGAGGTGGAGGCGCTGGCGATCCCTCACGAGGCGCGGATGGACCACCTCGCCGCCGTGACGGCCAGCATCGGGGCGGCCTTCTGCCGGGGGATCGCGGCCGACAAGCCGGAGCGCATCGTCACCGCCGCCGAGCGCGCCCTGCTGCTCGCCAAGGACAGCAACCGCAACTGCGTCAAGCTGTTCGACGGCCGGCTGTTCGACCGCGTCAGCAGCCAGGACAGCGTCGCCGAGGCGGTGCGCACCGCGGTGGAGCGGGGGCGGGTGTCGCTGGTCTTCCAGCCGATCTGGGACGTGTCGGCCGGCCGGATCCTGGCGGCCGAGGCCCTGATGCGGCTCACCGCCCCGGACGGCACCGCGCTCTCGCCCGCGACCTTCATCCCGGTGGCCGAGCGGACCGGGGCGATCGTGGAGCTCGGCGCCTTCGCGTTCCGGGAGGCCTGCCGCCAGCTCGCCGCGACCGAGGCGATCCCGATGGTCAGCGTGAACGTCTCGGCGGTGCAGCTCGGCCGCCCCGACTTCGTCGAGACGGTCGCGGCCCTGCTGCGCGAGACCGGCGTCGCGCCGGCCCGCCTCGCCGTCGAGATCACCGAGGGGCTGGAGATCGACACCGATTCCCGCGTCGCCGAGGCGATCGGCGCGCTCTCGCGGCTCGGCGTGCAGATCTGGCTCGACGATTTCGGCACCGGCTTCGCCGGCCTGTCCTGCATCAGCCGGATCAGCTTCGACACGATCAAGGTCGACAGGCTCTTCGTCCAGGCCAGCGACACGCCCCGCGGCGCCAAGATGCTCAAGGACATCGTGACGCTGGTGCAGAATTCCGGGCAGCGGATCGTGGTCGAGGGCGTCGAGACGGCCGACCAGGTCGAGCTCCTGAAGCAGTACGGGGTGGCCCTGCTCCAGGGCTACTACTTCAACCGGCCGATGTCGGCGGAGGCGCTGCGGATGCTGGCGGCCAAGGGCGGACGGCTGGCGTCGTCCGCCGGCTGA